The following is a genomic window from Spirosoma foliorum.
CCCTTCCCGGTAACCAGTGTACCACATATAGTACTGCCCATCTTCGTGCAGGATATACCCTCTTTCCCGGATTTTCTGATCCCAGGTATCCGCCCCTGTTCCGCTAAATACAGGGTTGCCCGAATAAGGGGTAAACGTGGTAAGCTCTTTAGGGAATTCAGGTTCCGCAACGGTTAGCAACGATGATTTATCCAGTAAAACCCATCCGCCCGACACAGTACTGACCACGAAGAGAACAGGAAGTCCAGCGTTTCGAATCAGGCGTGAAAAGCCAGACGTTAAGTCCATTGATTTCATGGATTTTAGCAGGTCAATCATAACAGTTTATGGTTGTTAAAGGGAGGAATTACCAGATATATGTACCTACAGCCCCGCCCGAAAGCGTAGCGGTGGTCTGATTACCGGCACTATCAATACTGAATGTCTGCCTGGATGGGCTATCGTTCAGAACAATTAATACGGTGTGGCCATCGGGTGTTTTAAATGCAACATTGGGTAAGTTCTTCACTTCATCAGACGCAATACGCACTGATCCGGGCCGTACAAATTTGGAAGCCACAGCTACATTATAGTAGGCCGGATTTCGTTTAACCGTGTTCCCATTGATCGTTAGCGCCCCTAAACATTGATCACAACCGCCTGGCGTGTGTGGGTTTTGTTTCGGATCGGCAGCCAGGTTCCATTGCAATACCGTTCGGCTCCAGTTGCGGGTGGCCCCAATGATAAGTTCGCGCACATGCCAGGCTAAATCGCCTTTGAGGTTACCAGGTGCTCCTATCCATTGTTCCGTGAAATACAGATTTTTATCAGGATACGCCTTGTGCACGTCCGATAGGGCGCTGATTGATCCTCCATACAAATGAAAAGCCGATCCGTCGATGAACTTTCGGGCGTCGGGGTCATTCAGGACCGTTATTGGATAATCTGGTCGGTCAGCATTATGATCGTAGATAATTAGTTTCGTTTTGAGCTTAGCGGCTTTAAAAGCTGGCCCCAGGCTTTTTTTGATGAACAAAGCCTGCTCGGCGGGAAGCATCAGCAAACTGGGGTTATTCCCCGGATGCAAGGGCTCATTCTGAATTGTAACGGCATCAATATGAATCCCGGCTTTTGTCATGCCCTGAATGTATTTCACAAAATAGCGGGCGTACGCATCATAAAATTCCATTTTCAGACTTCCCCCCTTCGTCTCTCCATTCGATTTCATCCAGGCCGGTGGCGACCAGGGCGAACCCATAATTTTGATCGTCGGGTTTATCGCCAGAATCTCTTTGAGGATCGGAATTAAATACTGCTGATCGGGGGCTAGGCTGAATTTGGCTACTGTCGGATCGGTTTCACCAGCGGGCAGATCATCGTACGAAAATACCTGCTCATCGAGGTCAGATGCCCCAATACTCACGCGCAGGTAACTCACACCTATCCCCTTACCCTCGGTGGAAAAAAGCTCTTTCAACAGTTTAGCCCGCGCCGTAGCTTCCATTCGGCTGAGTAGCATGGCACTTCCTCCTGTTAACGTATAGCCAAAGCCATCAATAGTTTGGTACGTCTGCGCCGGATCAACA
Proteins encoded in this region:
- a CDS encoding glycoside hydrolase family 30 protein, which translates into the protein MGLKSSVHSNSGGVEFWLTDPSRSILFAKQPSLAFKSEQKDVPAIHVDPAQTYQTIDGFGYTLTGGSAMLLSRMEATARAKLLKELFSTEGKGIGVSYLRVSIGASDLDEQVFSYDDLPAGETDPTVAKFSLAPDQQYLIPILKEILAINPTIKIMGSPWSPPAWMKSNGETKGGSLKMEFYDAYARYFVKYIQGMTKAGIHIDAVTIQNEPLHPGNNPSLLMLPAEQALFIKKSLGPAFKAAKLKTKLIIYDHNADRPDYPITVLNDPDARKFIDGSAFHLYGGSISALSDVHKAYPDKNLYFTEQWIGAPGNLKGDLAWHVRELIIGATRNWSRTVLQWNLAADPKQNPHTPGGCDQCLGALTINGNTVKRNPAYYNVAVASKFVRPGSVRIASDEVKNLPNVAFKTPDGHTVLIVLNDSPSRQTFSIDSAGNQTTATLSGGAVGTYIW